The following coding sequences lie in one Deltaproteobacteria bacterium genomic window:
- a CDS encoding putative addiction module antidote protein translates to MRKKTKRFIAKTKTVPYDVAEQLRTPEEMAAYLDAWLTDFPDDVAGITRALGDIARAKGMSQVARQTGLSRESLYKALSANGNPSFATVIKVATVLGLRLHAEAA, encoded by the coding sequence ATGCGAAAAAAAACAAAGAGATTCATCGCAAAAACCAAAACCGTTCCCTATGACGTAGCCGAACAGCTGCGCACCCCTGAGGAGATGGCCGCATATCTGGATGCCTGGCTTACCGACTTTCCCGACGATGTTGCCGGCATTACTCGTGCGCTCGGTGACATTGCGCGCGCCAAAGGCATGTCCCAAGTTGCGCGACAGACGGGACTCAGTCGCGAGAGTTTGTACAAAGCGTTGAGCGCAAACGGCAACCCTAGCTTCGCTACTGTCATTAAAGTTGCCACAGTCCTTGGCCTACGCCTACACGCAGAGGCGGCGTAA
- a CDS encoding ABC transporter substrate-binding protein gives MKPLHLTLACEDYDRMRPLKDGIVKPEGVELNYMVMSVEEIFWRMMKYEEFDASELSMGAFLTAASRGRRPFVAIPVFPSRTFRHRCIFVNTDRGVKSIQDLKGKRMGVPEYSMTAAVWLRGMFEHEYGVPPSAIHWVQAGEEHPGRKDRVDFEMPAGVTMESRPDTTLNALIETGEIDAMMSPRMPTCFLQGSPKVKRLFPNYRQVEMDYFKTTGLFPIMHVLVIKKSIYEKEPWVAQTLYKAFCQSKDICMRDLYDTNILRVALPWTSAEYEDTAALMTSDYWPYGLEPNRKNLETLNGYLLEQGLTKQKLVLDELFARETVEGFKI, from the coding sequence ATGAAACCGCTGCACTTAACCCTCGCCTGCGAAGACTACGACCGAATGCGGCCGCTCAAAGACGGCATCGTCAAGCCGGAAGGCGTCGAGCTCAACTACATGGTCATGTCGGTGGAAGAGATCTTCTGGCGCATGATGAAGTACGAAGAGTTCGACGCGTCGGAGCTATCGATGGGCGCGTTTCTTACCGCGGCATCGCGCGGTCGCCGGCCGTTTGTCGCGATCCCGGTGTTTCCTTCGCGGACCTTTCGTCACCGCTGCATCTTCGTCAACACCGATCGCGGCGTTAAAAGTATTCAAGACTTAAAAGGCAAACGCATGGGCGTGCCGGAATATTCCATGACCGCGGCGGTGTGGCTGCGCGGTATGTTCGAGCATGAATATGGCGTGCCGCCATCGGCGATTCATTGGGTGCAGGCGGGCGAAGAACATCCCGGACGAAAAGATCGCGTGGACTTTGAAATGCCTGCGGGGGTGACGATGGAAAGCCGCCCGGACACCACGCTCAACGCCTTGATCGAGACCGGCGAGATCGACGCCATGATGTCGCCGCGCATGCCGACCTGTTTTCTCCAGGGCTCGCCGAAAGTGAAGCGCTTGTTTCCCAACTATCGCCAAGTCGAGATGGACTATTTCAAAACCACCGGCCTGTTTCCGATCATGCATGTGCTGGTGATTAAGAAATCGATCTACGAGAAAGAGCCCTGGGTAGCGCAGACGCTTTATAAAGCGTTCTGCCAGTCGAAGGATATCTGCATGCGCGATCTTTACGACACCAATATTTTACGCGTGGCGTTGCCATGGACTTCGGCGGAATACGAAGATACCGCGGCGTTGATGACTAGCGATTATTGGCCTTACGGGTTGGAACCCAACCGCAAAAATCTTGAAACACTCAACGGCTATCTGTTAGAACAGGGACTGACCAAGCAGAAGCTTGTCTTGGACGAACTCTTCGCCCGCGAGACGGTGGAAGGGTTTAAGATTTGA
- the eda gene encoding bifunctional 4-hydroxy-2-oxoglutarate aldolase/2-dehydro-3-deoxy-phosphogluconate aldolase: MNRRIAMDRIKLIAELHASRLVAVVRSKTPEDALSLANAAAAGGIKFIEITFSVPGALDVIKELSRRSGIHVGAGTVLASQQAERAIGVGAQFVVSPSLELNLVGLCHTANIACFPGAATATEIIAAQRAHADLVKIFPADLAGGPYFIQQMHGPFPDVRFMVSGGVNLKNVKEYVEVGVTGICLGSAYLGGLLEKKGQKPFVQEMQKFVKAVAQAQGKNSKRK; this comes from the coding sequence ATGAATAGAAGAATTGCTATGGATAGAATTAAATTGATTGCAGAATTACATGCCAGCCGTTTAGTCGCCGTGGTGCGTTCGAAAACACCCGAAGACGCTCTCTCGCTAGCGAATGCCGCGGCTGCAGGGGGCATCAAGTTTATCGAAATCACTTTTAGCGTGCCCGGCGCGTTGGACGTGATCAAAGAGTTGTCGCGGCGTAGCGGTATTCATGTCGGTGCCGGCACCGTACTGGCTTCACAGCAAGCCGAGCGGGCGATCGGCGTTGGCGCCCAGTTCGTAGTTTCGCCGTCACTAGAATTAAATCTCGTCGGCCTCTGCCACACGGCGAACATCGCGTGCTTTCCCGGCGCGGCGACGGCGACGGAGATCATCGCGGCGCAGCGCGCGCATGCTGACTTGGTGAAGATCTTTCCGGCGGACTTGGCCGGCGGCCCTTATTTCATTCAGCAGATGCACGGACCGTTTCCCGACGTGCGGTTCATGGTTTCCGGCGGCGTGAATTTAAAAAATGTGAAAGAGTATGTCGAGGTTGGCGTGACGGGGATTTGTCTGGGCAGCGCCTATCTTGGCGGCTTGCTCGAGAAAAAAGGCCAGAAGCCGTTCGTCCAGGAAATGCAAAAGTTCGTGAAGGCAGTCGCCCAAGCCCAAGGAAAGAACTCTAAACGAAAATGA
- a CDS encoding type II toxin-antitoxin system RelE/ParE family toxin: MRVLMTEGYRIWINSLKDRVGRARIQVRVDRLVHGNPGQHRKLTAGVSELKIDVGPGYRIYYTERGGELIILLAGGDKSSQQQDIKRAIALARNL, encoded by the coding sequence ATGCGCGTCCTCATGACAGAGGGTTACAGGATCTGGATCAATTCGCTGAAAGACCGCGTCGGACGGGCGCGCATACAAGTCCGTGTCGATCGGTTGGTCCATGGCAATCCCGGACAACATCGAAAGCTAACCGCGGGCGTCTCCGAATTGAAAATTGATGTGGGACCGGGATATCGGATTTACTACACTGAGCGTGGCGGTGAATTGATCATCTTGCTTGCAGGCGGCGACAAATCGAGCCAACAACAAGATATCAAGCGTGCCATCGCTTTAGCTCGTAACCTTTGA